Proteins encoded together in one Lagopus muta isolate bLagMut1 chromosome 3, bLagMut1 primary, whole genome shotgun sequence window:
- the PDIA4 gene encoding protein disulfide-isomerase A4 isoform X1, with the protein MRRRGLWVLLLLLLGTAQLAVLMAQEDGEESVMQEVDDEEEEGDDDDDDSEVKEENGVLVLNDANFDSFTADKDTVLLEFYAPWCGHCKQFAPEYEKIAKTLKENDPPIPVAKIDATAATALASRFDVSGYPTIKILKKGQPVDYDGSRTEDAIVAKVKEISDPSWTPPPEATLVLTQDNFDDVVKDADIILVEFYAPWCGHCKRLAPEYEKAAQELSKRTPPIPLAKVDATAETELAKKFDVTGYPTLKIFRKGKPYDYSGPREKYGIVDYMIEQAGPPSKQIQATKQVQEFLKDGDDVIIIGVFSGETDEAYQLYQEAANSLREDYKFHHTFSNEIAKLLKVSPGKLVVMQPEKFQSKHESKMYVLDLKQYSTDGSEIKEHVVKHALPLVGHRKPSNDAKRYAKRPLVVVYYTVDFSFDYRVATQYWRGKVLEVAKDFPEYVFAVSDEEDYSSEIKDLGLLESGEDVNVAILDEGGKKYAMEPEEFDSDALRQFVLAFKKGKLKPIVKSQPVPKNNKGPVKVVVGKTFDAIVMDPKSDVLIEFYAPWCGHCKKLEPVYAELGKKYKHEKNLVIAKMDATANDVTNDHYKVEGFPTIYFAPRDKKNNPIKFEGGDRDLEHLSKFIEEHATKLSRTKEEL; encoded by the exons ATGAGGCGGCGCGGactgtgggtgctgctgctgctgctgctggggacgGCGCAGCTGGCCGTGCTGATGGCGCAGGAGGACGGCGAAG aATCTGTTATGCAAGAAGTTgatgatgaagaagaagaaggtgatgatgatgatgatgattctgaagttaaagaagaaaatggtgtGTTAGTTTTGAATGATGCTAACTTTGACAGCTTTACTGCAGACAAGGACACTGTGCTCCTGGAGTTCTACGCACCATG GTGCGGGCACTGCAAGCAGTTTGCTCCTGAGTATGAAAAGATAGCCAAAACCCTGAAGGAAAATGACCCTCCTATTCCAGTTGCCAAAATTGATGCTACTGCAGCCACTGCGCTAGCAAGTCGTTTTGATGTCAGTGGTTACCCAACCATTAAAATCCTGAAAAAAGGCCAGCCTGTTGACTACGATGGTTCTCGAACAGAAGATG CAATTGTAGCCAAAGTCAAGGAGATTTCTGACCCCAGTTGGACCCCTCCACCAGAAGCTACTCTTGTATTGACCCAGGATAATTTTGACGATGTTGTGAAAGATGCTGACATAATTCTGGTGGAATTCTATGCTCCATG GTGTGGGCACTGCAAAAGGCTTGCTCCAGAATATGAGAAGGCCGCCCAAGAGCTCAGCAAGCGCACACCTCCCATTCCTCTGGCTAAGGTCGATGCCACTGCTGAGACTGAGCTTGCAAAGAAGTTTGATGTTACTGGCTATCCAACTCTGAAAATCTTTCGCAAAGGCAAACCTTATGACTACAGCGGTCCGCGAGAGAAATACG GTATTGTTGACTACATGATTGAACAGGCTGGTCCTCCATCTAAGCAGATTCAGGCTACAAAGCAGGTACAGGAATTTCTGAAGGATGGAGATGATGTCATTATCATTGGTGTTTTTAGTGGAGAAACTGATGAAGCCTATCAGCTCTATCAGGAAGCAG CTAACAGTTTAAGAGAAGATTACAAGTTCCATCACACCTTCAGCAACGAGATTGCAAAGCTATTGAAAGTATCTCCTGGAAAGCTGGTTGTCATGCAGCCGGAAAAGTTTCAATCAAAGCATGAATCCAAGATGTATGTTTTGGATCTTAAA CAGTATTCTACAGATGGATCAGAGATCAAAGAGCACGTAGTGAAACATGCTTTGCCTCTAGTTGGCCATCGCAAGCCTTCCAATGATGCTAAAAGATATGCGAAGCGTCCCCTAGTGGTTGTCTATTACACTGTTGACTTCAGTTTTGACTATCGTGTTG CTACCCAGTACTGGAGAGGCAAAGTCCTAGAGGTAGCCAAGGACTTCCCTGAATAtgtgtttgctgtttctgatgAGGAGGattattcttctgaaataaaagatcTAGGTCTGCTTGAGAGTGGAGAGGATGTAAATGTTGCCATTCTGGATGAAGGTGGTAAGAAATATGCCATGGAGCCAGAAGAGTTTGACTCTGATGCCCTCAGACAGTTTGTGCTGGCATTCAAAAAAG GAAAACTGAAGCCTATTGTGAAGTCGCAGCCGGTgccaaaaaataacaaagggCCTGTGAAAGTAGTAGTGGGTAAAACTTTTGATGCCATAGTAATGGATCCAAAGAGTGATGTTCTCATAGAGTTCTATGCCCCGTGGTGTGGACACTGCAAGAAACTAGAACCGGTGTATGCTGAGCTAGGCAAAAAATACAAGCATGAGAAAAATCTAGTCATAGCCAAGATGGACGCGACTGCCAACGATGTGACAAATGATCACTACAAAGTGGAAGGATTCCCTACCATCTACTTTGCTCCAAGGGACAAGAAGAACAATCCTATTAAATTTGAAGGCGGTGACAGAGATCTAGAGCATCTGAGTAAATTTATAGAGGAGCATGCTACAAAACTCTCTAGAACAAAAGAAGAGCTTTAG
- the PDIA4 gene encoding protein disulfide-isomerase A4 isoform X2 codes for MRRRGLWVLLLLLLGTAQLAVLMAQEDGEESVMQEVDDEEEEGDDDDDDSEVKEENGVLVLNDANFDSFTADKDTVLLEFYAPWCGHCKQFAPEYEKIAKTLKENDPPIPVAKIDATAATALASRFDVSGYPTIKILKKGQPVDYDGSRTEDAIVAKVKEISDPSWTPPPEATLVLTQDNFDDVVKDADIILVEFYAPWCGHCKRLAPEYEKAAQELSKRTPPIPLAKVDATAETELAKKFDVTGYPTLKIFRKGKPYDYSGPREKYGIVDYMIEQAGPPSKQIQATKQVQEFLKDGDDVIIIGVFSGETDEAYQLYQEAANSLREDYKFHHTFSNEIAKLLKVSPGKLVVMQPEKFQSKHESKMYVLDLKYSTDGSEIKEHVVKHALPLVGHRKPSNDAKRYAKRPLVVVYYTVDFSFDYRVATQYWRGKVLEVAKDFPEYVFAVSDEEDYSSEIKDLGLLESGEDVNVAILDEGGKKYAMEPEEFDSDALRQFVLAFKKGKLKPIVKSQPVPKNNKGPVKVVVGKTFDAIVMDPKSDVLIEFYAPWCGHCKKLEPVYAELGKKYKHEKNLVIAKMDATANDVTNDHYKVEGFPTIYFAPRDKKNNPIKFEGGDRDLEHLSKFIEEHATKLSRTKEEL; via the exons ATGAGGCGGCGCGGactgtgggtgctgctgctgctgctgctggggacgGCGCAGCTGGCCGTGCTGATGGCGCAGGAGGACGGCGAAG aATCTGTTATGCAAGAAGTTgatgatgaagaagaagaaggtgatgatgatgatgatgattctgaagttaaagaagaaaatggtgtGTTAGTTTTGAATGATGCTAACTTTGACAGCTTTACTGCAGACAAGGACACTGTGCTCCTGGAGTTCTACGCACCATG GTGCGGGCACTGCAAGCAGTTTGCTCCTGAGTATGAAAAGATAGCCAAAACCCTGAAGGAAAATGACCCTCCTATTCCAGTTGCCAAAATTGATGCTACTGCAGCCACTGCGCTAGCAAGTCGTTTTGATGTCAGTGGTTACCCAACCATTAAAATCCTGAAAAAAGGCCAGCCTGTTGACTACGATGGTTCTCGAACAGAAGATG CAATTGTAGCCAAAGTCAAGGAGATTTCTGACCCCAGTTGGACCCCTCCACCAGAAGCTACTCTTGTATTGACCCAGGATAATTTTGACGATGTTGTGAAAGATGCTGACATAATTCTGGTGGAATTCTATGCTCCATG GTGTGGGCACTGCAAAAGGCTTGCTCCAGAATATGAGAAGGCCGCCCAAGAGCTCAGCAAGCGCACACCTCCCATTCCTCTGGCTAAGGTCGATGCCACTGCTGAGACTGAGCTTGCAAAGAAGTTTGATGTTACTGGCTATCCAACTCTGAAAATCTTTCGCAAAGGCAAACCTTATGACTACAGCGGTCCGCGAGAGAAATACG GTATTGTTGACTACATGATTGAACAGGCTGGTCCTCCATCTAAGCAGATTCAGGCTACAAAGCAGGTACAGGAATTTCTGAAGGATGGAGATGATGTCATTATCATTGGTGTTTTTAGTGGAGAAACTGATGAAGCCTATCAGCTCTATCAGGAAGCAG CTAACAGTTTAAGAGAAGATTACAAGTTCCATCACACCTTCAGCAACGAGATTGCAAAGCTATTGAAAGTATCTCCTGGAAAGCTGGTTGTCATGCAGCCGGAAAAGTTTCAATCAAAGCATGAATCCAAGATGTATGTTTTGGATCTTAAA TATTCTACAGATGGATCAGAGATCAAAGAGCACGTAGTGAAACATGCTTTGCCTCTAGTTGGCCATCGCAAGCCTTCCAATGATGCTAAAAGATATGCGAAGCGTCCCCTAGTGGTTGTCTATTACACTGTTGACTTCAGTTTTGACTATCGTGTTG CTACCCAGTACTGGAGAGGCAAAGTCCTAGAGGTAGCCAAGGACTTCCCTGAATAtgtgtttgctgtttctgatgAGGAGGattattcttctgaaataaaagatcTAGGTCTGCTTGAGAGTGGAGAGGATGTAAATGTTGCCATTCTGGATGAAGGTGGTAAGAAATATGCCATGGAGCCAGAAGAGTTTGACTCTGATGCCCTCAGACAGTTTGTGCTGGCATTCAAAAAAG GAAAACTGAAGCCTATTGTGAAGTCGCAGCCGGTgccaaaaaataacaaagggCCTGTGAAAGTAGTAGTGGGTAAAACTTTTGATGCCATAGTAATGGATCCAAAGAGTGATGTTCTCATAGAGTTCTATGCCCCGTGGTGTGGACACTGCAAGAAACTAGAACCGGTGTATGCTGAGCTAGGCAAAAAATACAAGCATGAGAAAAATCTAGTCATAGCCAAGATGGACGCGACTGCCAACGATGTGACAAATGATCACTACAAAGTGGAAGGATTCCCTACCATCTACTTTGCTCCAAGGGACAAGAAGAACAATCCTATTAAATTTGAAGGCGGTGACAGAGATCTAGAGCATCTGAGTAAATTTATAGAGGAGCATGCTACAAAACTCTCTAGAACAAAAGAAGAGCTTTAG